From a single Bactrocera tryoni isolate S06 unplaced genomic scaffold, CSIRO_BtryS06_freeze2 scaffold_243, whole genome shotgun sequence genomic region:
- the LOC120780236 gene encoding charged multivesicular body protein 2a, with product MDWLFGKKISPDEMLRKNQRALNRAMRDLDRERMKMEQQEKKIIADIKRMAKEGQMDAVKIMAKDLVRTRRYVKKFMLMKANIQAVSLKIQTLKSQNTMAQAMRGVTKAMQNMNRQLNLPQIQKILHEFEKQSEIMDMKEEMINEAIDDAMEDEGDEEETDAVVSQVLDELGLQLGEQLGDLPTASGSLSIAGGAKTTPAAVAAGGIGSGAGGGGNGGNGGSTAAAGGSGASSPVSDADADLQARLDKLRRD from the exons ATGGATTGGTTGTTTGGCAAAAAAATCTCACCGGATGAGATGCTACGCAAGAACCAACGCGCCCTGAATAGGGCTATGCGTGATCTGGACAGAGAACGCATGAAAATGGAGCAGCAGGAGAAAAAGATCATTGCGGACATAAAACGTATGGCGAAGGAAGGTCAAATGGATGCAGTGAAAATTATGGCCAAAGATTTGGTACGCACACGACGCTATGTGAAGAAATTCATGCTGATGAAGGCAAATATACAAGCAGTCTCACTGAAAATACAAACCCTAAAATCACAGAATACCATGGCACAAGCGATGCGCG GCGTTACTAaggcaatgcaaaatatgaacCGCCAATTGAATCTCCCACAAATTCAAAAGATATTACATGAATTTGAAAAGCAATCTGAAATCATGGATATGAAAGAAGAAATGATTAATGAAGCCATTGACGATGCGATGGAGGATGAGGGTGACGAAGAGGAGACTGATGCAGTAGTTTCGCAAGTGTTAGATGAATTAGGCTTGCAGTTAGGTGAACAATTAGGAGATTTGCCCACTGCCTCAGGATCATTATCTATTGCTGGTGGCGCTAAGACTACACCGGCTGCGGTAGCTGCTGGTGGTATAGGTTCGGGTGCAGGTGGTGGCGGCAATGGTGGTAATGGCGGTAGCACAGCAGCGGCTGGTGGAAGTGGTGCATCTTCTCCAGTGTCCGATGCTGATGCCGACTTGCAAGCGCGCTTGGACAAACTGCGAAGAGATTAG
- the LOC120780234 gene encoding exocyst complex component 8, producing MSEVMKDFDKPDFSVDKYTKQLVKECVGGADLQQRKKEIQVYSDQTSATLKKSVYANYMQFIETAKEISHLESEMYQLSHILIEQRNILASLTDEKSPGNAQNNEEGEEQPTQEDVENSHATRAVKEMVQGFNGNLEGKTFLNEGALIELDTNDYRPIQRVFFFLFNDVLIVCKVKHDKRLEFLSEYDPKKIAVINIKDLDGVRNAINIITPDGSKIFQSVTAAGKTEWIEKLEVAFRFDQQKKTNKKGPAPQPPKAKQSSQHQNDSPSDAKSLASELSPTDSHAGKAVENYGPDWIHTASEEIQTLVAQRYFEDAQALIKRTQDYIAKDSSFVNAKQITEKVKALETQLTDVLLQELSNCHCRNLQVTLRASRRSLKILVDIGRARQACGTLLKVATMALRTAQREARRNNTEISELFFCDLTQVACEFLTAFETQPACVGALVVWCNAELQYFASQLIKHYLTKGTHLDAVAKCIEGIRKPCAKLTEIGLDLSYHLEGLLRSTLESLIEESRVRLLETVGRSEDTWQPYNLQTKSNLKRLLLELDALGIDMRTHTTGDTWINLTQSTVLFTRHYLQLTAQCAHLAKSEVLWPSLELLLRDMMMAQQAVKPVTGLSVDPNFVLKNKLYLLEELLPIAMANYRSISGSERKCEMLLDLQRHLRKQLAPVPKQRSVYQTDVF from the exons ATGTCAGAAGTGATGAAAGATTTTGATAAGCCAGACTTTAGTGTGGATAAAT ACACCAAACAATTAGTTAAAGAATGTGTCGGCGGCGCAGACTTGCAGCAACGCAAGAAGGAGATTCAGGTTTACAGCGACCAAACATCAGCAACGCTAAAAAAATCCGTTTATGCGAATTACATGCAGTTCATTGAAACTGCAAAAGAAATTTcac atCTCGAATCGGAGATGTATCAGTTATCACATATACTCATAGAACAGCGTAATATACTCGCCTCCCTTACTGACGAAAAGTCACCAGGGAATGCGCAGAATAACGAGGAAGGCGAAGAGCAACCAACACAGGAGGATGTGGAAAACAGTCATGCTACGCGTGCTGTAAAAGAAATGGTGCAGGGTTTCAATGGCAATCTAGAGGGGAAAACTTTCCTTAACGAGGGTGCACTCATCGAATTAGACACCAATGATTACCGTCCTATACAGCgggtatttttctttttgtttaacGATGTGCTTATCGTGTGTAAAGTAAAACATGACAA ACGGTTAGAGTTTCTTTCAGAATATGATCCTAAGAAAATTGCTGTGATCAATATCAAAGATTTAGATGGTGTACGTAATGCAATAAACATAATAACACCAGATGGCTCGAAGATTTTCCAAAGCGTTACTGCTGCGGGCAAA ACGGAGTGGATAGAGAAATTGGAAGTTGCCTTTCGCTTTGACCAACAAaagaaaaccaataaaaaaggGCCTGCACCACAACCACCCAAGGCGAAACAGTCATCGCAACACCAAAACGATTCACCAAGTGACGCTAAATCATTGGCCTCCGAGCTCAGTCCTACTGATTCGCACGCTGGCAAAGCTGTAGAAAACTATGGACCCGATTGGATACATACGGCCAGCGAAGAAATACAAACACTTGTCGCACAAAGGTATTTCGAAGATGCGCAGGCGCTAATTAAACGCACCCAAGACTATATAGCGAAAGACTCTAGTTTTGTGAATGCAAAGCAAATAACGGAAAAAGTTAAGGCCTTAGAAACACAGCTGACAGACGTACTGCTGCAAGAACTTTCCAATTGTCACTGTCGTAATCTGCAAGTGACACTACGGGCCTCACGGCGTTCGCTAAAGATACTCGTCGATATTGGACGTGCACGACAGGCTTGTGGCACGCTACTCAAAGTGGCCACAATGGCGCTACGTACAGCACAGCGTGAGGCGCGACGCAACAACACTGAGATATCCGAGTTGTTCTTCTGCGATCTGACGCAAGTGGCATGCGAATTTCTAACTGCCTTCGAAACACAACCGGCGTGTGTCGGCG CACTCGTGGTGTGGTGCAATGCTGAGCTGCAGTATTTTGCCAGTCAGCTGATAAAGCATTATCTTACCAAAGGCACGCACTTGGATGCTGTAGCAAAATGCATTGAGGGCATACGCAAGCCATGCGCTAAG CTGACTGAAATCGGTTTAGACCTTTCATACCACCTCGAAGGTCTCTTGCGCAGCACCCTGGAGTCGCTTATCGAGGAATCACGTGTGCGTTTGCTGGAGACAGTTGGACGCAGCGAAGACACTTGGCAACCATATAACTTGCAAACCAAAAGCAATCTTAAACGTTTGCTATTAGAATTGGATGCGCTTGGCATCGATATGCGCACACATACCACCGGCGACACGTGGATCAATCTCACACAGTCCACTGTGTTGTTCACACGCCACTATCTGCAGTTGACGGCACAATGCGCACACTTGGCCAAAAGTGAGGTGCTGTGGCCTAGTTTAGAGCTGCTTTTGCGTGATATGATGATGGCGCAGCAAGCTGTAAAGCCGGTCACAGGCCTTAGTGTGGAC CCCAACTTCGTGTTGAAGAATAAGCTATACCTGCTGGAGGAATTGCTGCCAATTGCTATGGCCAATTATCGTAGCATAAGTGGTAGTGAACGTAAATGTGAAATGCTTTTGGATTTGCAGCGGCATTTGCGCAAACAGTTGGCGCCTGTGCCCAAGCAGCGTAGTGTCTATCAAACTGATGTCTTTTAG